The genomic segment TGGTTTGATGAAGTAGGCATTCAAGACATACACCTAGTAGGTGGAAAAAATGCCTCTTTGGGAGAGATGATTCAACAATTAACCCCCAAAGGTGTGAATGTACCAACGGGGTTTGCAACTACAGCTTATGCTTATCGTTATTTTATTCAATCGGCAGGGTTAGAAATCCAGTTACGGCAACTTTTTGCTGATTTAAATGTTGAGGATGTGAACAATTTACGCGAACGTGGAGAAAAAGCGCGATCGCTATTATTACACACACCATTCCCCAACGATTTACGCCAAGCCATTGCCCAAGCCTACGAAAGTTTATGTGATAAATATCAAACCCAAACCGATGTTGCAGTTCGTTCTAGCGCCACGGCGGAAGACTTACCTGATGCGAGTTTTGCCGGACAGCAAGAAACTTATTTAAATATTGTTGGTGTTGATGAAGTAATTACAGCTTGTCATAAATGTTTTGCTTCTATATTTACTGACCGCGCTATTTCTTATCGTCATACAAAAGGATTTGATCATTTTAATGTAGCTTTATCAGTTGGTGTCCAAAAAATGGTGCGTTCTGATTTAGCTACATCTGGGGTGATGTTTTCAATTGATACCGAAACCGGATTTAAGGATGCAGCCTTAATTACCGCCGCCTACGGTTTAGGGGAAAACGTTGTCCAAGGTGCTGTAAATCCTGATGAATATGTAGTATTTAAACCCACATTAAAAACAGGTTTTCGGCCGATTTTGGATAAGAAATTAGGCAGTAAAGAAATCAAAATGATTTATGTGTCGGCTTCGGAAATTGATTTAGTCGCTTGTGCTGCTGACAATGCCCATACATTAACAGTTAAATCAGATGATAATTGCAAGTTAACCAAAAATGTCCCGGTTTCGGAAAGCGATCGCACCAAATTTGCCCTCAATGACGCAGAAATTTTACAATTAGGGCATTGGGCTTGCGTCATCGAAGACCATTATTCCCAAGTCCACGGTAATTACACCCCAATGGATATTGAGTGGGCAAAAGATGGCATTACCAATCAACTATTTATAGTGCAAGCGCGTCCTGAAACTGTGCAGTCGCAGAAAAAAGGCAATATCTTACGCAGCTATCGCCTAATGTTAGGGAATAGTGAATCGGGAGTAGGGAATGGGCAAAATTCCCCCCAACTCCCCACTCCCAACTCCCCACTCCCTATAGTTACCGGACGCGCCATAGGTGAAGCCATCAGCCAAGGTAAAGTGAGTGTCATTGTCGATGTTCACAACCTTGATAAATTCCAGCCAGGGGATGTGTTAGTTACCGAGAGAACCGACCCGGACTGGGAACCAATTATGAAACGCGCCAGTGCAATTATTACCAATGCTGGTGGTCGTACCTGCCATGCAGCGATTATTGCACGAGAATTAGGTGTGCCGGCGATCGTTGGTTGCGGGAATGCGACACAAGTCTTGCAAAATGGTCAAGCAGTCACCGTTTCCTGTGCTGAAGGGGAAGACGGTAAAGTTTATCCTGGCTTGTTACCCTTTGAAGTCAAAGAAGTCCCCTTAGAAAACTTACCCCGCACTCGTACACAAATTTTAATGAATGTTGGTAATCCCCAGGAGGCTTTTAGCTTATCTGCAATTCCCAACGACGGCGTAGGTTTAGCGCGGACAGAATTTATTATTGCTAATCAAATTCAAATTCATCCAATGGCGTTAATTCATTACGACCAATTGCAAGATGAAAAAGTCAAACTCCAAATAGCAGAAATCACCGCACTTTATCATCATAAACCACAGTATTTTGTGGATAAATTAGCCCAAGGTATAGCCAGAATTGCCGCCGCATTTTATCCCAAACCTGTGATTGTGCGAATGTCAGATTTTAAGAGTAATGAATACGCCAATTTATTAGGTGGTAAACAATTTGAACCGAATGAAGAAAACCCGATGTTGGGTTGGCGTGGTGCCGCACGTTATTATGATGAAGGTTATAAAGCTGCTTTTGCTTTAGAATGTCAAGCTATCAAACGAGTCCGGGATGAAATGGGTTTAACAAATGTCATCCCGATGATTCCATTTTGCCGCACTCCCGAAGAAGGCAGGTTAGTATTAGCAGAGATGGCAAAAAATGGCTTGCAACAAGGTGTGAATAACTTGCAAGTTTATGTGATGTGCGAGTTACCAAGTAATGTAATTTTGGCAGAAGAATTTGCTGATGTTTTTGATGGTTTCTCCATAGGTTCCAATGATTTGACACAGCTAACCTTGGGTTTAGACAGAGATTCAGCTTTAGTCGCCAGATTATTTGATGAACGCAGTCCCGCCGTCAAGCAAATGGTGAAAATGGCTATTGAAGCCGCTAAAAAACGCCACCGGAAAATCGGTATATGCGGACAAGCACCCAGCGATTATCCAGAATTTGCTCAGTTTTTAGTTGAACAAGGAATTGATTCGATTAGTCTAAATCCTGATTCGGTATTAAAAACAATGCTGGAAATTGCTAAAGTAGAAAATCCTGAGTCTTAAGTAAAGTAATAAAGTTGAGGACTTGACTTACACACACTCTATGATTTCTTGGCGTTCTACCCTGCGGGAAGCCGCTTGTGCGTCTAATGCGACTTGGCGGTTCGACAAACTAAGCTTTTTGGGAATTTGGCGTAAGTCATAAGTATAAAGAAACGAACCACAAAGGACGCAAAGGACACGAAGTTATAAGAGTTTGAGAGAGTTCTTGCATAAGTCTTAAAGTAGAGACGTTGCATTGCAACGTCTCTGTTATAAATTGATGAAATCATAATGAAAAACTTTTGAGGAAGTGATATTTACTTTGCTGCGATGGGTTTACTAAAAATAGAAGTCTTCTTGGTGGCTCTATGAATAAAGATGAAAAATCAGTGCAGAAAGATGCCCTGATTATGTTGATACTTTTGATAGTCGCAGGCTTCGGAGCTTGCAGTATTTTTAAAGGCAGCAATTCTGAATCTAGCAGTGAATCAAGAAGTGATTGTTTTGATAGAGTCAGTCAAGAGATGGCTAGACGTGAAGGTAACAAGGTTGTAAATCAAGCTGACATTTCTCGATACCAAAGCGAATTACTCAGTCGCTGTAGATGACATCTTGAAAAATTTTTAGGATTACCTTGCCTCTGTCCTCCTAAGAGAGATCATCTTGCCACAACTTGACATTGCAATACAACATATTTCCTGTTTTTAGAGTTATAGCTTAAGCCAGGTATGCCAGTTAGAGACCGCTACTATGAAAATTTTCATCCAAAACGGGAGGTAATCGTCCGATGGGTACGTTGGAACAATACAGACAGCTAATTTGCCGTATTCTGAGTGAACATACAAAAATTCCTTACTCTTACGGTAATATTCAACACGAAACTATCTTTGATAAAGAACAAGACCGATATTTAGTGATGATTTTAGGTCGAGAACCAGTACCAGAACTCTCGCCAACTGCAACTCGCCGGGTTCACGGCTGTCTGATTCACGTTGATATTATTGATGGTAAGATTTGGATTCAGCGTGACGGTACGGAAGACGGAATTGCTAAAGAACTCGTCAATGCTGGCGTACCGAAAAATCAGATTGTGTTGGGATTTTGGTCTGAGGAACTGCGACAAGATTCAGAATTTGCGATCGCTTAATATTAGGTTAATCAAAACCCTTCTCCAAATCTCTCCTCTGCAAGGCTACCTTGTACACACAATTTGAAAATAGGCAGTATGAAACGCATCCCGCCTAGAACTAAAGTTCCAGGCTGATAGCCAAAGTCCACTCAAGTGGACTGGAATGAGTTTCTTGTTGAGTCATCTTCAGATGACTTGCGCTATGAGACGCGGAATTCATTCCGAGGCGGGACAGATGCACCACACGAATATTTGTGTGTACACCATAGCCCCTGCGTTGCGCGGGTTTCCTTTGAAAGCTTCATTTCACCTTTCAAAACTATTAATCTTGAAGTCCCTCTCCGCGTCGGAGAGGGGTTGGGGAGAGGTTCATCAAATTTACGTTGGCATTATTCAGTACTATTAGGGTTGTCAATGCTCACCTTAAAAAATTTTTCCACAGAAAGCAACACAAAGGGGAAAATAGCTAAAGACTATTGACTGATGACCATTGACTAATGAGTAAAAACTGGTTTCGCATTGGGTTAGTGAGTATCTTTTTACTCTCACTCGCTGTCAGGTTTTGGGGACTAGACAGGTTTAACACCTTAGTCTTTGATGAAGTTTACTACGCTAAGTTTGGAAATAACTATCTTACCCATGTTCCGTTTTTCGATGGTCATCCACCATTGGGAAAACTGATCATTGCTCTCGGTATATGGCTGGGTAGCCATGTAAAATTTTTGTATGAGAGTATGAATGGACTTACGGGTTCACTGCGATCGCCTTGGGATTATCGTTGGATTAATGCTTTTTTAGGTTCATTTATCCCTTTATTAAATGCTGGGATTGCTTATCAACTAAGTTCACGGCGTAGCTTTGCTTTAATTGCTGGGTTATTTACGGCTGTTGATGGCATTTTTATTGTTGAATCCCGCTATGCTTTGATTAATATATATATCGTAATATTTGGGTTATTAGGTCATTGGTTGTTTCTTTTAGCCTTAAATCATCAAAAACAACAACGTAAATTATTTTTAATTATTGCTGGTATTGCTTTTGGTTGCTCAATTGCGACCAAGTGGAATGGTTTATTTTTTCTAGCAGGTGTTTATGGTTTGTGGCTATTTGCTTGGATATGGCAAATAATCGGCAAAAAAATCAATCATAATTCTGAAGAAATTCATCAGCAGACTGAATCACCACTACAAAAGCTCACTCAAATCTATGCTTGGCAAATAATATTATTTTTAGGAGTTATCCCACTTATTGTTTATAGCTTGATTTGGATTCCCCATTTACAACTAGATACCAAATATGGATTTATTGAAGTCCACAAGCAAATTTTGAGTTTTCATGAACGGTTGGGGGGAAATAATGCTAACGTGCATCCCTACTGCGCTGCTTGGTATAAATGGCCGTTGTTAATCAGACCAATGGCATATTATTACAAAACTGCCTACAGTATTCATGAGCCATTGCCTGTTTTGGGGCCAGATTTACCTGCGAATGCTGGAAAAATTATTTATGATGTTCATGCAATGGGCAATCCTTTTTTATGGTGGTTTAGCGTTGCTGCCATGTTATTTTTAATCGGAATGCTCATTGTTTCAATGGTAATGTTTTTGCAGCAAAAAAAACAATTTACCTTACCGAAAAACTTTACTGTCGATACCTGGATTGCTTTGTACCTAGTGGTAAATTATGCCACTAATTTAGTACCTTGGATGAGAGTATCGCGCTGCGCGTTTATTTACCACTATATGACGGCTGTGGTATTTGCATTTCTCGCGATCGCTTGGTTTGTAGATCAATGCCTACGGAGTTATTATTATCCATTGCAGGCGATCGGTGTCAGCCTTTCTGTAATTATTTTGGTGGCTTTTGTGTTTTGGTTGCCGATTTATTTAGGTTTACCACTGAAAATCGAACTTTATCGCCTCAGAATGTGGTTTAACTCTTGGATTTAAAGTTATTTCGCCTTAATATACCTCTAACCTATCATCTGTTACCTCTAACCTTCTTAATACTGCTACATATATGCAGGGTAACTAATCACATTTTTTTACCAAAAAACTGGGTCTAAAGCCCCGTCTTTCTAGGACGGCTTTTCTTTAACTTCCGAATAAATTCCCTAAGTACATCATTCTGAGTGCGATTTGTCTCTAAGCAATACTCCACAAGTGTTTCATATTCTTCTTCTGAACATCTAATAGAGTTGGATTTATCTATGAGAGAATGGCGTTGCCCATCTTGCCAATCCGTGAACGCAAGGGATGAGAACCCATCTCAAGTGATTGAAATGGTTGGGGCATCAACCATCGGGTTAGGTGATGTAAGTCGGGCTACGCCTGCAATCGCTGTTTGAGCCTAGAATCCCCGTGCTTTCACGCCTGGGAGTATGTCAAATTTCTTATCTGTATTTATCGAGCCTGACTGTTAGACTGAAAACGCAAGTTAAGCTAAAAATCAGGCTAAGTAGCACAACTGAGGTAGCAAAAAATTAAGTATCGAAATATCATAAATGATGAAGAAAAATAAAGAAAGATTTTATAATTCATCATTCTATTTTGTTACTGTAAGAATTTCGTAATTAATAGATTTATAGAATCACAATTATATCAGCTTACATTTAGGAAGTGTCAGAAAGTTATCCACACTATATGTAAAACCTATATAGAGCCTGCTTTTGATGCTCCCTAGTATATAGAGGGGAATCCTAATGGAATTGAATTTACAACTTCCTAGCATTAATGTTACTAGCTTAAAAGAAGCGCCAATTCATACTTCTCGCCAAATCCAGCCCCACGGAATATTGTTAGTTTTGGCAGAACCAGAATTACAAATCTTACAAGTGAGTAATAATACCTGGGCTGTGTTCGGGATCGAACCCGAAGCAATGTTACAAAAGAAACTGGAAGATTTATTAGACTCTTATCAACTAGAAAGAATTAAAGCAGGGTTAGCCGAAGCTAATTTAGAGTTTATCAACCCGACCAAACTTTGGTTCCGCAAGAAGGGTGATGAATATATAGTTTTTGATGCAGTTTTTCACCGCAACTCAGAAGGCTGTTTAATTCTGGAACTAGAACCAACATTTTCCCAAGAAAACATCCCATTCTTAAGTTTTTACCATCTAGCGAAGGCTTCTATTAACCAGTTAGAAAAAACTTCAAACCTGCGGGACTTTTGCCAAATCATTGTTCAAGAAGTGCGGAAGGTAACTGGTTTTGACCGGGTAATGTTATATAAATTTGATCATGATGGACATGGTTCAGTGATTGCCGAAGAAAAGCTAGAAACCCTAGAGCCTTATTTAGGTTTACATTATCCTGAATCAGATATTCCTAAACCAGCAAGAAAGTTATTTGCATCTAATTCTATTAGAATTATCCCGGATGCCAAAGCCGAACCAGTACAACTGATTCCCGCCATCAATCCAGTTAGTCAGCGTTCTGTAGATTTAACCAATTCTATTTTGAGAAGTGCGGCATCTTGCCATCTGGAATATTTACATAATATGGGTGTGGGTGCTTCTTTAACTATCTCCTTAATTAAAGACCAAAAACTCTGGGGATTGATTGCTTGTCATCATCAAACACCAAAATTTGTCTCCTATGAATTGCGGAAAGCCTGCGAATTTTTAGGACGAGTCATATTTGCAGAAATTTCTGCCAGAGAAGAAACAGAAGATTACGACTATCGGATGAATTTGACACATATTCAATCGCTGTTGGTTGAATATATGTCTCAGGAAGAAAACTTCATTGATGGTTTAGTTAAACATCAGCCGAATTTATTAGATTTAACCAGCGCCCAAGGTGCGGCTGTTTGTTTTGGCGATCGCTGTACACTTATAGGTGAAACTCCCGCCGAAGAAGACTTGAATTTCTTGGTACAGTGGTTAAAGAATAACGTCGATGAAGAAGTATTTTATACTAATTCTTTGCCCCAAGTTTATCCCGATGCGGAGAAATTTAAAAACGTTGCGAGTGGTTTATTAGCAATTCCCATTTCTAAACGCAATTATGTTTTGTGGTTCCGTCCTGAAGTCATTCAGACAGTGAATTGGGGTGGTGATCCTCATAAAGCATTTGAAGTTAGCCAAACAAATGGCGATGTCCGCCTGTGTCCCCGCAAATCTTTTGAATTGTGGAAAGAAACAGTCAAACTGACATCTTTACCTTGGCAATATGTGGAAATTAAAGCCGCATTGGAATTGCGAAAAGCAATTGTAAATATTGTCTTGCGCCAAGCCGATGAACTGGCTCAATTAGCCCAAGATTTAGAACGTTCTAACGCCGAATTGAAAAAATTTGCCTACGTTGCTTCCCATGACTTGCAAGAACCACTCAATCAAGTGGCGAATTATGTGCAGTTATTAGAGATGCGTTATAACGAAGAACTGGACGAAGACGCGAAAGAATTTATTGGCTTCGCCGTTCAGGGTGTGAGTTTAATGCAGACTTTGATTGATGACGTACTAGCATACTCCAAAGTTGATACTCAAGCGATCGCATTTCAACTAACAGAAGTCGAAACCGCCTTAGAACACGCCCTCAGCAACTTACGACAGCGCATTGCTGAAACTGGTACGGTAATTACTTATGATCCCTTACCCACAGTCATGGCTGGTAGTACCCAGTTAATGCAGTTATTTCAGAACTTGATTGCTAACGCCATCAAATTCCGTAGCGACAACCCACCCCGCATTCATGTAGGTGCAGAAAGATTAGAAGATGAATGGTTGTTCTGGGTACGCGATAATGGTATCGGTATAGAACCCAAATTTAGCGATCGCATTTTTGTCATCTTCCAACGCCTACACACCAGAGACGAGTATCCTGGTACGGGTATGGGTTTAGCTATATGTAAAAAAATTGCCGAATGTCATCGAGGTCGCATCTGGGTAGAATCACAACTTGGTGAGGGAGCTACCTTCTACTTTACAATTCCAGTTGGAGGGCGCGAGCGTGAGCGTAGAAACGGAAGACAAGCCCAAAACCATCTTTTTGGTCGAGGATAATAAAGCCGATATCCGCTTAATTCAAGAAGCATTGAAAAATAGCGCAGTCCCGCACGAAGT from the Aulosira sp. FACHB-615 genome contains:
- a CDS encoding dolichyl-phosphate-mannose--protein mannosyltransferase, with amino-acid sequence MSKNWFRIGLVSIFLLSLAVRFWGLDRFNTLVFDEVYYAKFGNNYLTHVPFFDGHPPLGKLIIALGIWLGSHVKFLYESMNGLTGSLRSPWDYRWINAFLGSFIPLLNAGIAYQLSSRRSFALIAGLFTAVDGIFIVESRYALINIYIVIFGLLGHWLFLLALNHQKQQRKLFLIIAGIAFGCSIATKWNGLFFLAGVYGLWLFAWIWQIIGKKINHNSEEIHQQTESPLQKLTQIYAWQIILFLGVIPLIVYSLIWIPHLQLDTKYGFIEVHKQILSFHERLGGNNANVHPYCAAWYKWPLLIRPMAYYYKTAYSIHEPLPVLGPDLPANAGKIIYDVHAMGNPFLWWFSVAAMLFLIGMLIVSMVMFLQQKKQFTLPKNFTVDTWIALYLVVNYATNLVPWMRVSRCAFIYHYMTAVVFAFLAIAWFVDQCLRSYYYPLQAIGVSLSVIILVAFVFWLPIYLGLPLKIELYRLRMWFNSWI
- a CDS encoding ATP-binding protein, encoding MELNLQLPSINVTSLKEAPIHTSRQIQPHGILLVLAEPELQILQVSNNTWAVFGIEPEAMLQKKLEDLLDSYQLERIKAGLAEANLEFINPTKLWFRKKGDEYIVFDAVFHRNSEGCLILELEPTFSQENIPFLSFYHLAKASINQLEKTSNLRDFCQIIVQEVRKVTGFDRVMLYKFDHDGHGSVIAEEKLETLEPYLGLHYPESDIPKPARKLFASNSIRIIPDAKAEPVQLIPAINPVSQRSVDLTNSILRSAASCHLEYLHNMGVGASLTISLIKDQKLWGLIACHHQTPKFVSYELRKACEFLGRVIFAEISAREETEDYDYRMNLTHIQSLLVEYMSQEENFIDGLVKHQPNLLDLTSAQGAAVCFGDRCTLIGETPAEEDLNFLVQWLKNNVDEEVFYTNSLPQVYPDAEKFKNVASGLLAIPISKRNYVLWFRPEVIQTVNWGGDPHKAFEVSQTNGDVRLCPRKSFELWKETVKLTSLPWQYVEIKAALELRKAIVNIVLRQADELAQLAQDLERSNAELKKFAYVASHDLQEPLNQVANYVQLLEMRYNEELDEDAKEFIGFAVQGVSLMQTLIDDVLAYSKVDTQAIAFQLTEVETALEHALSNLRQRIAETGTVITYDPLPTVMAGSTQLMQLFQNLIANAIKFRSDNPPRIHVGAERLEDEWLFWVRDNGIGIEPKFSDRIFVIFQRLHTRDEYPGTGMGLAICKKIAECHRGRIWVESQLGEGATFYFTIPVGGRERERRNGRQAQNHLFGRG
- a CDS encoding XisI protein, encoding MGTLEQYRQLICRILSEHTKIPYSYGNIQHETIFDKEQDRYLVMILGREPVPELSPTATRRVHGCLIHVDIIDGKIWIQRDGTEDGIAKELVNAGVPKNQIVLGFWSEELRQDSEFAIA
- the ppsA gene encoding phosphoenolpyruvate synthase; protein product: MVTASHQILSSLSKEQSLILWFDEVGIQDIHLVGGKNASLGEMIQQLTPKGVNVPTGFATTAYAYRYFIQSAGLEIQLRQLFADLNVEDVNNLRERGEKARSLLLHTPFPNDLRQAIAQAYESLCDKYQTQTDVAVRSSATAEDLPDASFAGQQETYLNIVGVDEVITACHKCFASIFTDRAISYRHTKGFDHFNVALSVGVQKMVRSDLATSGVMFSIDTETGFKDAALITAAYGLGENVVQGAVNPDEYVVFKPTLKTGFRPILDKKLGSKEIKMIYVSASEIDLVACAADNAHTLTVKSDDNCKLTKNVPVSESDRTKFALNDAEILQLGHWACVIEDHYSQVHGNYTPMDIEWAKDGITNQLFIVQARPETVQSQKKGNILRSYRLMLGNSESGVGNGQNSPQLPTPNSPLPIVTGRAIGEAISQGKVSVIVDVHNLDKFQPGDVLVTERTDPDWEPIMKRASAIITNAGGRTCHAAIIARELGVPAIVGCGNATQVLQNGQAVTVSCAEGEDGKVYPGLLPFEVKEVPLENLPRTRTQILMNVGNPQEAFSLSAIPNDGVGLARTEFIIANQIQIHPMALIHYDQLQDEKVKLQIAEITALYHHKPQYFVDKLAQGIARIAAAFYPKPVIVRMSDFKSNEYANLLGGKQFEPNEENPMLGWRGAARYYDEGYKAAFALECQAIKRVRDEMGLTNVIPMIPFCRTPEEGRLVLAEMAKNGLQQGVNNLQVYVMCELPSNVILAEEFADVFDGFSIGSNDLTQLTLGLDRDSALVARLFDERSPAVKQMVKMAIEAAKKRHRKIGICGQAPSDYPEFAQFLVEQGIDSISLNPDSVLKTMLEIAKVENPES